One segment of Cryptococcus neoformans var. grubii H99 chromosome 2, complete sequence DNA contains the following:
- a CDS encoding DNA polymerase delta subunit 2: MATVLPEPQEMPSIRSTPSYDPLAGLSKPFTIDPASRSYKHQYANIYFVRLVEQRPTVEEKATEKWKDVKGHPPLLPRILNLTRSQLCYIVGTIYMEMPLKPNILEDMARDHWLAAPIPRTKFFSAQDSIHLEDESGRVRLIGDVIQRERDREGGGLVTGVIMAALGMETPSGDFEVIDICFAGMPDKLVLNPGPPNAKGKGKVENDEDIDMREDAKIELPESEKTWVAMVSGLSIGTQEAPTDLKAEMLVEWLMGEIGGPSDQLGGGRIARLIIAGNSLTLPVKGEDDKKIKRFNSTSKPLFPNHPTKTLATLFADLLSSSLPIHLIPGPSDPAGATLPQQPLPKILFGGKAKTEGLECETNPTWMEVGGRSFLTTGGQAIDDIFKYVPGNSRLAMTQRTLEWRHMAPTAPDTLWIYPFPDADPFILKYRPDVYIVGNQPEFETTIIGDEDAPTRLILLSSFAKTGVLAFVCLETLECRTLEFEAPMWVGETVAGEAEGNNNEETES; encoded by the exons ATGGCTACGGTTCTCCCAGAGCCACAGGAAATGCCCTCTATCCGCTCGACTCCCTCCTACGATCCACTCGCAGGGCTTTCGAAACCATTCACAATCGATCCGGCTTCTCGCTCATACAAGCACCAGTATGCCAACATTTACTTTGTCAGGTTGGTCGAACAGCGCCCTActgttgaagagaaggctACGGAAAAGTGGAAGGATGTCAAGG GGCACCCACCGCTTTTACCGCGTATCCTCAACTTGACCCGATCACAGCTTTGCTATATCGTCGGTACAATTTATATGGAAATGCCTCTGAAACCCAATATTCTGGAAGATATGGCTCGAGAT CACTGGCTTGCTGCACCTATTCCAAGAACGAAATTCTTTTCCGCTCAAGattccatccatcttgaagatgaatcAGGCCGAGTACGACTGATAGGCGATGTCATCCagagggaaagggacaGGGAAGGAGGTGGTCTTGTGACAGGAGTGATCATGGCCGCCTTGGGGATGGAAACTCCTTCAGGGGATTTCGAGGTGATCGACATTTGCTTTGCAGGAATGCCGGATAAGCTTGTTCTTAATCCTGGGCCTCCGAATGccaaaggaaagggaaaagttGAAAATGACGAGGATATTGATATGCGAGAAG ATGCTAAAATTGAACTCCCAGAAAGTGAAAAAACTTGGGTCGCTATGGTGTCTGGTCTGTCGATCGGCACGCAAGAAGCACCTACGGATCTCAAGGCTGAAATGTTGGTCGAATGGTTGATGGGAGAAATTGGAGGACCTTCG GATCAGCTGGGTGGTGGACGGATAGCGCGGTTAATCATAGCGGGTAACTCTTTAACACTTCCTGTaaaaggtgaagatgataaAAAGATC AAACGCTTCAATTCCACCTCCAAacccctcttccccaaccACCCCACAAAAACCCTTGCGACCCTTTTCGCTGAcctcctttcctcatctctaCCGATTCACCTTATACCCGGGCCCTCCGACCCTGCGGGTGctactcttcctcaacaacctTTGCCGAAAATCTTATTTGGAGGTAAAGCCAAAACAGAAGGATTGGAATGTGAGACGAACCCTACATGGATGGAAGTTGGCGGAAGAAG CTTTCTTACTACCGGTGGTCAGGCGATTGATGACATTTTTAAATACGTCCCTGGTAATTCAAGACTAGCCATGACACAACGTACATTAGAATGGCGGCATATGGCACCTACAGCACCCGACACTCTGTGGATATACCCTTTCCCTGACGCTGACCCTTTTATCCTGAAATATCGACCGGATGTCTATATCGTTGGTAACCAACCAGAGTTTGAAACGACCATTATTGGAG ATGAAGACGCTCCCACACGTCTTATACTCCTCTCATCATTTGCCAAGACGGGCGTACTTGCTTTTGTCTGTCTCGAAACGCTGGAATGCAGGACGCTTGAGTTTGAGGCGCCCATGTGGGTTGGAGAGACCGTGGCTGGTGAAGCAGAGGGTAATAATAACGAAGAGACGGAGTCGTAG
- a CDS encoding DNA repair and recombination protein RAD52 gives MSVSTKLLENYLEHQQTRLERSFSAPALSNRLARPIKKPTLQNRSLRMDSNESSYMGRQNFPVSAPVQGFASQWSEERVHQIQARLARKLGPEYITQRPGPGGSSKLCYIEGWKVVELANDVFGFNGWSTTVVSLTTDFLDVNKDGRVSVNCTAIIRVTLLDGTFHEDVGCGQGDNMKGRGAALDKAQKEAVTDATKRALRSFGNMLGNCLYDKDYTKEVVKMRVPPVRFNRDALERRPEFLPAGVPAMPPTGPSHVSPIPSHLNHDPRPQAPAPVQNNMLPPQNIPAQPPAAAPATPLKSVNETQDDDVTIALDENFDPEFADFYGSDSIFAELDDQSIQAGPNFSNSNNTDPETPKPVPVPEQPAYQNRQRPDLVKAASDNQITTPKPSSQLNPPFKPTLNPQDTNHIQANNHLPKPGPSNTPPVLDNQNNQTGGPNSSGGSTTGSKPVLLKSRPLGGFAFPGKQTPKQSRAKAIASAFKQAGRTPQSPRIPSGGVDFVAKRATTKLMAEGARLGLEENCDTDPVADGFQGFASARGLKRLPEEQRRSMSPTKEASNLGPELNETRTALAELPVEDESSWSSKRPRTSK, from the exons ATGAGCGTTTCGACGAAGCTCTTGGAAAACTATCTCGAACATCAGCAGACACGCCTTGAAAGAAGCTTCTCAGCACCTGCGCTCTCCAATCGACTCGCCCGTCCCATCAAAAAACCAACATTGCAAAACCGATCTCTCAGAATGGATTCAAACGAGTCAAGTTATATGGGCCGCCAGAACTTTCCTGTCTCTGCACCGGTACAAGGGTTTGCTAGCCAGTGGTCTGAAGAAAGAGTCCATCAGATTCAAGCTAGACTGGCGAGGAAGCTCGGTCCAGAGTATATCACACAAAGACCAGGTCCAGGTGGATCTTCCAAGTTATG TTATATTGAGGGTTGGAAAG TGGTGGAGCTGGCAAATGACGTTTTTGGTTTTAACGGATGGTCAACGACTGTCGTGTCTCTCACAACTGACTTT CTTGACGTGAACAAGGATGGTAGAGTATCTGTTAATTGCACTGCAATCATCAGAGTCACACTTTTAGACGGAACATTCCATGAAGATGTGGGGTGTGGACAGGGAGATAATATGAAAGGCAGAGGTGCCGCATTGGACAAG GCACAAAAAGAAGCAGTCACTGATGCTACGAAACGAGCACTGAGGTCATTTGGTAATATGTTGGGCAACTGTTTGTACGACAAAGATTACACGAAAGAGGTGGTCAAGATGAGGGTCCCTCCA GTGCGATTCAACCGTGATGCCCTCGAGCGACGACCAGAGTTTTTGCCTGCTGGCGTACCTGCTATGCCACCTACCGGCCCTTCACACGTATCGCCCATTCCTTCTCACCTCAATCATGACCCTCGCCCTCAAGCACCTGCTCCTGTCCAAAACAACATGTTACCTCCTCAGAACATCCCAGCTCAACCCCCTGCTGCTGCGCCAGCTACTCCATTAAAATCTGTCAACGAAACCCAAGACGACGACGTTACCATCGCTTTGGACGAAAACTTTGACCCAGAATTTGCCGACTTTTATGGGAGCGATTCCATCTTTGCCGAGTTAGATGACCAATCGATTCAAGCTGGTCCCAACTTTAGTAATTC TAATAATACGGATCCAGAGACTCCCAAACCTGTGCCGGTACCGGAACAACCAGCCTACCAGAACCGTCAACGTCCCGATCTCGTGAAAGCCGCTTCCGATAACCAGATTACTACACCCAAGCCATCCAGTCAGTTGAACCCGCCTTTCAAACCGACTTTGAACCCTCAAGACACCAATCACATCCAGGCGAACAACCACCTTCCCAAACCTGGTCCTTCCAATACTCCACCTGTCCTGGACAACCAAAACAACCAAACTGGAGGACCCAATTCAAGTGGGGGGAGTACAACTGGGTCAAAACCTGTCCTCCTCAAATCAAGACCATTAGGTGGTTTTGCGTTCCCTGGAAAG CAAACTCCTAAACAATCTCGAGCTAAAGCCATAGCTTCTGCTTTTAAACAAGCAGGTCGTACTCCGCAATCCCCACGGATACCTTCGGGCGGTGTCGACTTCGTAGCCAAACGGGCAACGACCAAGCTTATGGCGGAAGGCGCAAGGTTGGGGTTAGAGGAGAACTGTGATACTGATCCTGTTGCCGATGGGTTCCAGGGATTTGCTAGTGCCAGAGGCCTGAAAAGATTACCGGAAGAGCagcggagaag TATGTCGCCCACGAAGGAAGCGTCAAATCTTGGGCCGGAGTTGAACGAAACCAGGACAGCACTAGCTGAATTACCAGTGGAAGACGAAAGTAGTTGGTCGTCCAAACGGCCGCGGACGAGTAAATGA
- a CDS encoding succinate dehydrogenase (ubiquinone) membrane anchor subunit — protein MSFIRPTASTSAFRAVGLGLGRRCLHNSRPLALGASQVKRDALVASNETGGFKYIPGGPILPGTVNDATTFPTPNKSHGSYHWAFERLLSASLIPITVGAAVSSGSAYPIMDGILAVSLIIHTHIGFDSCVVDYLHPRKFPVFGPIIRWILRAATGLSVWGVYEFNTNDIGLTELVKRAWTA, from the exons ATGTCCTTCATTAGACCAACAGCGTCAACTTCTGCTTTCCGTGCCGTGGGGTTGGGTCTCGGGAGGAGGTGCTTGCACAACT CTCGACCTTTGGCTCTCGGAGCGAGCCAAGTGAAGAGGGATGCGTTGGTGGCTTCCAACGAAACAGGCGGCTTCAAGTACATTCCTGGAGGTC CCATCCTTCCCGGCACTGTCAACGACgccaccaccttccccacTCCTAACAAGTCTCACGGCTCTTACCACTGGGCATTTGAGCGACTCCTTTCTGCTAGTTTGATACCTATCACCGTCGGTGCCGCCGTCTCCTCCGGTAGCGCCTAC CCCATAATGGACGGTATCCTCGCTGTTTCCCTCATTATCCACACCCATATCGGTTTCGATTCATGCGTTGTTGACTACCTCCACCCCCGAAAGTTCCCTGTCTTTGGTCCCATCATCCGATGGATCTTGCGAGCTGCTACCGGTTTGAGTGTTTGGGGTGTCTACGAGTTCAACACCAATGACATTGGTCTTACTGAACTCGTCAAGCGGGCTTGGACTGCCTAA
- a CDS encoding transcription factor — protein sequence MGPIPSTRRLTGTPHSFISRRAPPECMWYVCMFANLEITFYDSGVPVYEMVCRDVAVMRRRSDAYLNATQILKVAGFDKPQRTRVLEREVQKGEHEKVQGGYGKYQGTWIPIERGLALAKQYGVEDILRPIIDYVPTSVSPPPAPKHSVAPPSKARRDKEKETGRTKATPSRTGPTSAAALQAQAQLNRAKMHDSTPDADASFRSFEERVSLTPEDDSSSDTPSPVASVMTDQDMEVDKMGMHMNMPNVTLSQNMEELGAGSRKRSAAMMMEDEDQFGHLRSVRGNSAVHTPHGTPRHLGIGMPPEPIGPEQYTDIILNYFVSETSQIPSILVSPPHDFDPNAPIDDDGHTALHWACAMGRVRVVKLLLTAGASIFAGNNAEQTPLMRSVMFSNNYDMRKFPELYELLHRSTLNIDKQNRTVFHHIANLALTKGKTHAAKYYMETILARLADYPQELADVINFQDEEGETALTIAARARSRRLVKALLDHGANPKIKNRDSRSAEDYILEDERFRSSPVPAPNGGVGKVSTSAAAEKPIFAPQLYFSEAARLCGGQALTDITSHMQSLARSFDAELQGKERDILQAKALLTNIHTEVTENGRSITAITNQAAPLEEKRHELESLQASLKTKVKDALKKGYIGWLEGELIREQRWEKGELEGNEEEKAAVQALRDVPTGGQEVVQAEEEKLRWEIEEKRKRRAMFVEKFVRAQAEAGTSEQIAKYRKLVSAGLGGVSTNEVDELMNQLLEGLEEENDNQVYNTSAGESGPSSWVQ from the exons ATGGGCCCAATACCATCTACAAG GCGACTTACAGGTACGCCACATTCCTTTATTTCGCGCCGCGCACCGCCCGAATGTATGTGGTATGTTTGCATGTTTGCTAACCTTGAAATCACTTTCTACGATAGTGGAGT GCCTGTATACGAGATGGTCTGTCGCGATGTCGCGGTTATGCGCAGACGTTCGGACGCGTATCTGAACGCGACTCAAATCCTGAAAGTAGCCGGTTTCGACAAGCCTCAGCGAACACGAGTTCTGGAGAGGGAAGTGCAAAAGGGAGAGCATGAAAAGGTCCAGGGTGGCTACGGCAAATACCAAG GTACCTGGATTCCTATCGAGCGTGGTCTTGCTCTTGCCAAGCAATATGGTGTTGAAGACATTCTCCGGCCTATCATCGACTACGTCCCCACCTCTGTatcacctcctcctgctcctaAACATTCCGTTGCGCCTCCATCAAAAGCccggagggacaaggaaaaagaaactgGTCGAACCAAGGCTACCCCTTCAAGAACCGGTCCAACATCAGCCGCtgctcttcaagctcaagcaCAACTTAATCGAGCCAAGATGCATGATTCCACTCCTGACGCCGATGCTAGCTTCCGCTCTTTTGAGGAGAGAGTCAGCTTAACACCTGAAGATGACTCGAGCAGTGACACACCGAGCCCCGTCGCGAGTGTTATGACTGACCAGGACATGGAAGTCGATAAGATGGGGATGCACATGAACATGCCCAACGTGACGCTGTCCCAAAATATGGAGGAATTGGGAGCTGGCTCAAGAAAACGTAGCGCCgcaatgatgatggaggatgaagatcaATTTGGTCATCTCCGGTCAGTCAGGGGTAATAGCGCTGTCCACACTCCTCATGGTACTCCTCGACACCTTGGTATCGGTATGCCTCCAGAACCAATCGGCCCCGAGCAATACACCGACATCATACTTAACTACTTTGTCTCTGAAACCTCTCAAATACCGTCCATCCTTGTCAGCCCTCCTCACGACTTCGATCCTAATGCTCCCATTGACGATGACGGTCATACCGCACTTCACTGGGCTTGTGCTATGGGTCGAGTACGCGTCGTCAAGCTGCTTCTCACCGCAGGCGCGTCAATCTTTGCCGGTAACAATGCCGAACAAACTCCTCTTATGCGCAGTGTCATGTTCTCAAATAACTATGACATGCGTAAATTCCCGGAGCTGTACGAACTTCTTCACCGATCTACCCTTAACATTGACAAACAAAATCGAACCGTTTTCCACCACATCGCCAACCTTGCTCTTACAAAAGGGAAAACTCATGCCGCCAAGTACTACATGGAGACTATTCTCGCTCGTTTGGCTGACTACCCTCAAGAACTTGCCGACGTGATCAACTttcaagatgaagaaggtgaaacTGCCTTAACTATTGCTGCGCGAGCCAGAAGCCGCCGACTGGTGAAAGCTCTGCTCGACCACGGTGCCAACCCCAAGATCAAGAACCGTGACTCTCGTTCAGCGGAAGATTACATCCTTGAGGATGAGCGATTCCGTTCATCTCCTGTTCCAGCTCCCAATGGTGGTGTCGGTAAAGTTAGTACCTCTGCTGCCGCCGAAAAACCTATCTTTGCTCCTCAGTTGTACTTCTCCGAGGCGGCCAGGTTATGTGGCGGCCAAGCATTAACCGATATTACTTCCCACATGCAGTCGCTCGCTCGATCTTTCGACGCTGAATTGCAAGGCAAGGAACGAGACATTCTCCAAGCCAAGGCTCTTCTTACCAACATCCATACTGAGGTCACAGAAAATGGTCGATCAATCACTGCTATCACCAATCAAGCGGCTCCTCTCGAAGAAAAGCGACATGAGCTTGAGTCTCTACAAGCGTCTCTGAAAACAAAAGTAAAGGACGCTTTGAAGAAAGGTTATATTGGGTGGCTTGAGGGCGAACTGATAAGGGAACAACGATGGGAGAAGGGTGAGCTCGAGGGAaacgaagaggagaaggcggctGTTCAGGCTTTGAGGGATGTTCCCACCGGTGGTCAGGAGGTTGTTCAGgccgaggaggaaaagttAAGATGGGAGAttgaggaaaagagaaagcgAAGGGCTATGTTTGTGGAAAAGTTTGTCAGAGCACAGGCCGAA GCTGGTACAAGTGAGCAGATTGCCAAGTACAGGAAACTGGTATCCGCTGGGCTCGGAGGCGTTTCAACAAATGAAGTAGATGAGTTGATGAACCAGTTATTAGAG GGTctcgaagaggagaatgaTAATCAAGTGTATAACACATCGGCTGGAGAATCAGGTCCTTCATCATGGGTGCAGTAA